A genome region from Macaca nemestrina isolate mMacNem1 chromosome 20, mMacNem.hap1, whole genome shotgun sequence includes the following:
- the LOC105495258 gene encoding cornifelin isoform X2, with translation MSYPVTSQPQCATTSCYQTQLSDWHTGLTDCCNDMPVCLCGTFAPLCLACRISDDFGECCCAPYLPGGLHSIRTGMRERYHIQGSVGHDWAALTFCLPCALCQMARELKIRE, from the exons ATGTCCTACCCCGTGACCAGTCAGCCCCAGTGCGCCACCACCAGCTGCTACCAGACCCAGCTCAGTGACTGGCACACAGGTCTCACGGACTGCTGCAACGACATGCCTGTCT GTCTGTGCGGCACTTTTGCTCCTCTGTGCCTCGCCTGCCGCATCTCCGACGACTTCGGCGAGTGCTGCTGCGCGCCCTACCTGCCCGGAGGCCTGCACTCCATCCGCACCGGCATGCGGGAGCGCTACCACATTCAG GGCTCCGTCGGGCACGACTGGGCGGCCCTCACCTTTTGTCTGCCCTGCGCACTCTGCCAGATGGCGCGGGAGCTGAAGATCCGAGAGTAA
- the LOC105495258 gene encoding cornifelin isoform X1, producing MQFEMHDNVKGKAMSYPVTSQPQCATTSCYQTQLSDWHTGLTDCCNDMPVCLCGTFAPLCLACRISDDFGECCCAPYLPGGLHSIRTGMRERYHIQGSVGHDWAALTFCLPCALCQMARELKIRE from the exons ATGCAGTTTGAGATGCACGACAACGTGAAAGGCAAAG CTATGTCCTACCCCGTGACCAGTCAGCCCCAGTGCGCCACCACCAGCTGCTACCAGACCCAGCTCAGTGACTGGCACACAGGTCTCACGGACTGCTGCAACGACATGCCTGTCT GTCTGTGCGGCACTTTTGCTCCTCTGTGCCTCGCCTGCCGCATCTCCGACGACTTCGGCGAGTGCTGCTGCGCGCCCTACCTGCCCGGAGGCCTGCACTCCATCCGCACCGGCATGCGGGAGCGCTACCACATTCAG GGCTCCGTCGGGCACGACTGGGCGGCCCTCACCTTTTGTCTGCCCTGCGCACTCTGCCAGATGGCGCGGGAGCTGAAGATCCGAGAGTAA